The proteins below come from a single Oerskovia jenensis genomic window:
- a CDS encoding carbohydrate ABC transporter permease has translation MTRSKRREAIALVIPSLLPILVLSVAPLLVGVGLAFTDARLVRNPEYAFVGMDNFVRLADNSFFWDSFRIGMIWAVSVTLLQLVAAMGLALLLNSDLKLQGLTRVLALIPWAMPPVVVAIMWRMIYSPNAGPLNAFLGSVGLPDDINWLADFSTALPAVIVVGIWVGMPQTTVTLLAGLQQIPDELHEAAAIDGANAWRRFTAVTLPSLRPIITSITSLNFIWNFNSFSLVYVLTEGGPGGRTMLPMLYTYLEAFKNRNIGYAAAMGVVLVVVVVLLLAIYLWSQFRQDRDSTGK, from the coding sequence ATGACCCGCTCGAAGCGGCGCGAGGCCATCGCCCTCGTCATCCCGTCGCTGCTCCCGATCCTCGTCCTGAGCGTCGCCCCCCTCCTCGTCGGCGTGGGGCTCGCGTTCACCGACGCGCGCCTGGTCCGCAACCCCGAGTACGCGTTCGTCGGAATGGACAACTTCGTCCGCCTGGCTGACAACTCGTTCTTCTGGGACTCGTTCCGGATCGGCATGATCTGGGCCGTGTCGGTGACGCTGCTCCAGCTCGTCGCGGCCATGGGCCTCGCGCTCCTGCTCAACTCCGACCTCAAGCTCCAGGGCCTGACCCGCGTGCTCGCGCTGATCCCGTGGGCCATGCCGCCCGTGGTCGTCGCGATCATGTGGCGGATGATCTACTCGCCCAACGCGGGTCCGCTCAACGCGTTCCTCGGCAGCGTGGGTCTGCCCGACGACATCAACTGGCTCGCGGACTTCTCGACCGCGCTGCCCGCCGTGATCGTCGTCGGCATCTGGGTCGGCATGCCGCAGACCACCGTGACGCTGCTCGCCGGGCTCCAGCAGATCCCCGACGAGCTCCACGAGGCCGCCGCGATCGACGGCGCGAACGCGTGGCGCCGCTTCACGGCCGTGACCCTCCCCAGCCTGCGCCCGATCATCACGTCGATCACCTCGCTCAACTTCATCTGGAACTTCAACTCGTTCTCCCTGGTCTACGTGCTGACCGAGGGCGGACCGGGCGGCCGCACCATGCTGCCGATGCTCTACACGTACCTCGAGGCGTTCAAGAACAGGAACATCGGCTACGCGGCCGCCATGGGCGTCGTGCTCGTGGTCGTCGTCGTGCTCCTGCTCGCGATCTACCTGTGGTCCCAGTTCCGCCAAGACCGCGACAGCACGGGGAAGTGA
- a CDS encoding chitinase → MAETGSTSGITTGFVVTEAQFEEMFPDRNPFYTYAGLVAATEAYPEFATSGGPEIAAREAAAFLANVSHESTGLLHVSELNTAVYSHYCDPTQPYGCPAGQDAYYGKGPIQLSWNFNYKAAGDALGIDLLNNPFLVETDATVAWKTALWYWNTQPGEGTMTCHEAIVGEHGFRETIRAINGPLECDGGNPRQVANRVALFRRYADLLGTTTGDHLTC, encoded by the coding sequence ATGGCTGAGACAGGTTCGACGAGCGGCATCACGACGGGCTTCGTGGTGACCGAGGCGCAGTTCGAGGAGATGTTCCCGGACCGCAACCCGTTCTACACGTACGCGGGCCTGGTCGCCGCGACCGAGGCGTACCCCGAGTTCGCGACGTCGGGCGGCCCCGAGATCGCGGCCCGCGAGGCCGCGGCCTTCCTCGCGAACGTGAGCCACGAGAGCACGGGTCTGCTGCACGTGAGCGAGCTCAACACGGCCGTGTACTCGCACTACTGCGACCCGACCCAGCCCTACGGCTGCCCCGCAGGACAGGACGCCTACTACGGCAAGGGCCCCATCCAGCTCTCCTGGAACTTCAACTACAAGGCCGCGGGCGACGCCCTGGGCATCGACCTGCTGAACAACCCGTTCCTCGTCGAGACGGACGCGACCGTCGCCTGGAAGACCGCGCTCTGGTACTGGAACACGCAGCCCGGCGAGGGCACCATGACGTGCCACGAGGCGATCGTCGGGGAGCACGGCTTCCGCGAGACGATCCGCGCGATCAACGGCCCGCTCGAGTGCGACGGCGGGAACCCGCGCCAGGTCGCGAACCGGGTGGCGCTGTTCCGCCGCTACGCCGATCTCCTGGGCACCACCACGGGCGACCACCTGACCTGCTGA
- a CDS encoding SDR family oxidoreductase — MTTILVTGGTGTLGTPTVTLLRAAGHDVRVLSRSTRPGPAFVTGDLTTGEGLREAFDGVETVLHLATRGPRADVEMGRHVVAATRDAGVGHVVFQSIVGVDQIPLGYYTAKVEVEDLLAASGLPHTILRATQFHEFVDNLFLAQRFSPVLLTPALEVQPVAVPDVAARLVEIVAAGPSGRVADVGGPERITGREAARAWLRATGSRRGVARVRLPGRTFGAYAAGHHMVPGAPYGTGTYGQHLLGRYGRPS, encoded by the coding sequence ATGACCACGATCCTCGTGACCGGCGGTACCGGCACGCTCGGCACCCCCACCGTGACGCTCCTGCGTGCCGCGGGGCACGACGTCCGCGTGCTCAGCCGGTCCACCCGGCCGGGCCCGGCCTTCGTGACCGGGGACCTCACCACGGGTGAGGGCCTGCGGGAAGCGTTCGACGGCGTGGAGACGGTCCTGCACCTGGCGACCCGCGGTCCCCGGGCCGACGTCGAGATGGGCCGCCACGTCGTGGCCGCGACCCGCGACGCCGGGGTGGGGCACGTCGTGTTCCAGTCGATCGTGGGCGTCGACCAGATCCCGCTCGGCTACTACACGGCGAAGGTCGAGGTCGAGGACCTGCTGGCCGCGTCCGGCCTGCCGCACACCATCCTGCGGGCCACGCAGTTCCACGAGTTCGTCGACAACCTCTTCCTCGCGCAGCGCTTCTCGCCCGTGCTGCTCACGCCTGCGCTCGAGGTCCAGCCGGTCGCGGTGCCCGACGTCGCCGCGCGCCTCGTGGAGATCGTCGCCGCCGGGCCGTCGGGCCGGGTCGCGGACGTCGGCGGACCCGAGCGCATCACGGGCCGCGAGGCCGCGCGCGCCTGGCTGCGGGCGACGGGCAGCCGCCGCGGTGTCGCCCGGGTGCGGCTGCCGGGGCGGACCTTCGGGGCGTACGCGGCAGGCCACCACATGGTGCCGGGCGCCCCCTACGGGACGGGCACGTACGGCCAGCACCTGCTCGGGCGGTACGGGCGCCCGAGCTAG
- a CDS encoding LacI family DNA-binding transcriptional regulator — translation MASRATLNEVAERAGVSLASTSRALHGSGASKAMVERVRAAAQELGYSPDAVGRSLRMKRTFQIAFAVADIGNQVYVEMMSAIHAVVAPYGYRVVVTTTGDTAESTTDLVRSLANGMVDGIILSPLRMSEDLVREIHESAVPVVVIGRSLGAHGIDSVSTDSAGGIGQAVTHLLDIGRRRIAFLNGPLDTTPGEARQRGFDAAVAAPGFAAERVDVEIAEDFTVAAGLAATRALIERGAAHGGLDAIVAANDLLAIGAMHAARLGGLDVPTDLAVTGMDDTEIGRVFHPSLTSVSLGSAERGRRAAQLVLGLVEGTAHETRHVDVGPTLLVRESTRPTDALDGEKS, via the coding sequence ATGGCATCACGTGCAACGTTGAACGAGGTCGCCGAGCGTGCAGGGGTCTCGCTCGCCTCGACCTCCCGAGCGCTGCACGGCTCCGGCGCCAGCAAGGCCATGGTCGAGCGCGTGCGCGCCGCCGCCCAGGAGCTCGGGTACAGCCCCGACGCCGTCGGGCGCTCGCTGCGCATGAAGCGCACCTTCCAGATCGCCTTCGCGGTCGCCGACATCGGCAACCAGGTCTACGTCGAGATGATGTCCGCGATCCACGCGGTCGTCGCGCCCTACGGCTACCGGGTCGTCGTGACGACCACGGGAGACACCGCGGAGTCCACGACCGACCTCGTGCGCAGCCTCGCGAACGGCATGGTCGACGGGATCATCCTCAGCCCCCTGCGCATGAGCGAAGACCTCGTGCGTGAGATCCACGAGTCCGCCGTGCCGGTCGTCGTGATCGGCCGCTCGCTCGGCGCCCACGGCATCGACTCGGTCTCGACCGACTCCGCGGGCGGGATCGGCCAGGCCGTGACCCACCTGCTCGACATCGGCCGCCGCCGCATCGCGTTCCTCAACGGCCCCCTCGACACGACCCCCGGCGAAGCCCGCCAGCGAGGGTTCGACGCCGCGGTCGCCGCCCCCGGGTTCGCCGCCGAGCGCGTCGACGTCGAGATCGCCGAGGACTTCACGGTCGCGGCCGGCCTCGCCGCGACACGCGCGCTCATCGAGCGCGGCGCGGCGCACGGTGGCCTCGACGCGATCGTCGCCGCCAACGACCTGCTCGCGATCGGTGCCATGCACGCGGCCCGGCTCGGCGGCCTCGACGTCCCCACCGACCTCGCCGTGACCGGCATGGACGACACCGAGATCGGCCGCGTCTTCCACCCGAGCCTCACGAGCGTCTCCCTGGGCTCGGCCGAGCGTGGCCGCCGCGCCGCGCAGCTCGTGCTCGGCCTGGTCGAGGGCACGGCCCACGAGACCCGGCACGTGGACGTGGGGCCGACCCTCCTCGTCCGCGAATCCACCCGACCGACCGACGCACTCGACGGAGAGAAGTCATGA